A portion of the Cervus elaphus chromosome X, mCerEla1.1, whole genome shotgun sequence genome contains these proteins:
- the LOC122690234 gene encoding 60S ribosomal protein L27a translates to MPSRLRKTRKLRGHVSHGHGRIGKHRKHPGGRGNAGGMHHHRINFDKYHPGYFGKVGMRHYHLKRNQSFCPTVNLDKLWTLVSEQTRVNAAKNKTGAAPIIDVVRSGYYKVLGKGKLPKQPVIVKAKFFSRRAEEKIKGVGGACVLVA, encoded by the coding sequence ATGCCATCCAGACTAAGGAAGACCCGGAAACTTAGGGGCCACGTGAGCCACGGCCACGGCCGCATCGGCAAACACCGGAAGCACCCGGGAGGCCGAGGTAATGCTGGCGGCATGCATCATCACAGGATCAACTTCGACAAATATCACCCAGGATACTTCGGGAAAGTTGGTATGAGGCATTACCACTtaaagaggaaccagagtttCTGCCCGACTGTCAACCTTGATAAATTGTGGACCTTGGTTAGTGAGCAGACACGAGTAAATGCTGCCAAGAACAAGACAGGAGCTGCTCCTATCATTGATGTGGTGCGATCAGGTTACTACAAAGTTCTGGGGAAAGGAAAGCTCCCAAAGCAGCCTGTCATCGTGAAGGCAAAATTCTTCAGCAGAAGAGCTGAGGAGAAGATTAAGGGTGTAGGTGGGGCTTGTGTCCTGGTGGCTTGA